The following coding sequences lie in one Haemorhous mexicanus isolate bHaeMex1 chromosome 10, bHaeMex1.pri, whole genome shotgun sequence genomic window:
- the LOC132331626 gene encoding uncharacterized protein LOC132331626 — translation MESLDTEVRARKTLGTVEYVESSGFAQGVLPTKKDVVQNMLYLLQPKRAGQAQRSKEDAAQLLAEHLQEHWLVCNLHTIATQNIKKLILKMYEEFTRLYQTRKQRQNQAFSERADRFNESSEKLFDVFCTDTQMRDKLEEYSGIKMTSIEWKFLEDQRNERKMYYEDFTEKQELKMMERRQKIQCLEHFRKLAREEKESSKAKEMKFKGEEQSDEGTSVDELYPVEEENGGAPAFSLRGRRKRRCTAATGGTDLPLEGEHIRMSIRRVRPGFYETVEKVKNC, via the coding sequence ATGGAATCACTGGACACCGAGGTGAGGGCACGGAAGACCCTGGGGACTGTGGAGTACGTGGAGTCTTCGGGCTTTGCGCAGGGAGTGCTGCCCACCAAGAAGGATGTGGTGCAGAACATGCTGTACCTGCTGCAGCCCAAGAGGGCCGGCCAGGCTCAGCGCTCCAAGGAGGACGCGGCCCAGCTGCTCGCAGAGCACCTGCAGGAACACTGGCTGGTCTGCAACCTGCACACCATCGCCACACAGAACATAAAGAAACTCATTCTCAAAATGTATGAGGAGTTCACCCGATTGTACCAGACCAGGAAGCAGAGACAGAACCAGGCTTTTTCTGAGCGAGCCGACAGATTCAACGAGAGTTCGGAGAAGCTCTTTGACGTGTTTTGTACAGACACACAGATGAGGGATAAACTGGAGGAGTACAGTGGGATAAAAATGACCAGCATCGAGTGGAAGTTTCTCGAAGATCAGaggaatgagagaaaaatgtaCTACGAAGATTTCACAGAGAAGCAGGAGCTGAAGATGATGGAGAGAAGGCAGAAGATACAGTGTCTGGAGCACTTCAGGAAGCTCgccagggaagagaaggagagcaGCAAGGCAAAGGAGATGAAGTTCAAGGGCGAGGAGCAGTCGGATGAGGGCACAAGCGTGGATGAGCTGTACCCTGTGGAGGAGGAGAACGGTGGCGCCCCGGCCTTCTCGCTGCGGGGCCGGCGGAAGCGCCGCTGCACCGCAGCCACCGGTGGCACTGACCTGCCCCTGGAGGGCGAGCACATACGGATGAGCATCCGCAGGGTCAGGCCTGGCTTCTACGAGACTGTGGAAAAGGTGAAAAACTGCTAG
- the AIRE gene encoding autoimmune regulator isoform X3, whose protein sequence is MAGPGSDGDLRRLLKLHRTEIAMAVDDVFPLLHGLADHDVVPDHIFKETLSRAEREGSHRAFHALLTWLLGRDTAAVRDFWAVLFKDYNLERYSRLRPLRGAFPRVPVVLAEVELGRQRRGRRLSPSPTAPAPHRPQGKRKAPEERDKARAAQPAPRHSASPGPLVKAKTVKKPEGTDTPRTSRASTLQAVAASMQRAVAVAGGEAPISRGTIEGILIKHVLDPNSSKTGSRAGDKPYTPTACEEPEARSRSHSLKPPAQPKACQSNREPQLQPQGQLQAVTVYSQDPVPHQENEDECAACGDGGELICCDGCPRAFHLACLVPPLPHVPSGTWRCGSCVENVTEPGQLLEADLPVERPPELLGEVARDTQPGGMEESVCSRCCTRIPTPHHCPAPSGDPRGLQLCTSCTGTLNTGGLGTTAAAGDQLLPAAKAEDGALGSDPVLSREELDALLGESTWDGILQWAFQTMARPLAETQGLLA, encoded by the exons ATGGCGGGCCCGGGCAGCGACGGGGACCTGCGGCGCCTGCTGAAGCTGCACCGCACCGAGATCGCCATGGCAGTGGATGACGTCTTCCCACTGCTGCATGGCCTAGCTGACCACGATGTCGTCCCTGACCACATCTTCAAG GAGACGCTGAGCCGGGCGGAGCGGGAGGGCTCCCACCGCGCTTTCCACGCGCTGCTCACCTGGCTGCTGGGCCGCGACACTGCCGCCGTCCGGGACTTCTGGGCCGTCCTCTTCAAGGACTACAACCTGGAGAGGTACTCCCGGCTCCGGCCTCTCCGCGGCGCCTTCCCGAGAG TCCCTGTTGTTCTTGCAGAGGTGGAGCTGGGGCGGCAGCGCCGTGGAAGGCGTCTCTCCCCGAGCCCCACAGCACCGGCCCCACACAGACCCCAGGGCAAGAGGAAAGCCCCTGAGGAGCGGGACAAGGCCCGGGCGGCACAGCCCGCTCCGCGGCACAGTGCCAGTCCTG GGCCCCTGGTGAAGGCAAAGACTGTGAAGAAGCCAGAGGGCACAGATACCCCCCGCACCTCTCGAGCCAGCA ctctccaggcagtgGCTGCCTCCATGCAGagagcagtggctgtggcaggtGGTGAGGCGCCCATCAGCCGTGGGACCATCGAGGGCATCCTCATTAAACACGTGCTGGACCCAA ACAGCTCCAagacaggcagcagagctggtgacaAGCCATATACCCCAACTGCCTGCGAGGAGCCAGAGGCCAGGAGCAGAAGCCACAGTCTGaagccccctgcccagcccaaggCATGCCAAAGT AACAGGGAACCCCAGttgcagccccagggccagctgcaAGCAGTCACTGTCTACAGCCAGGACCCTGTGCCCCACCAG GAGAATGAGGATGAGTGTGCAGCATGCGGTGATGGTGGTGAGCTCATCTGCTGTGACGGCTGCCCCAGGGCCTTTCACCTTGCCTGCCTGGTGCCCCCGCTGCCCCACGTCCCCAG CGGGACATGGCGATGTGGCTCCTGTGTGGAGAACGTGACTGAACCAGgccagctgctggaggcagacTTGCCTGTGGAGAGACCCCCCGAGCTCCTGGGGGAGGTGGCGCGGGACACCCAGCCAGGTGGAATGGAGGAAAGTGTCTGCAGCCGCTGCTGCACCCGGATCCCCACTCCCCACCACTGTCCTGCTCCCAGTGGGGACCCCAG GGGACTACAGCTCTGCACGTCCTGCACGGGCACCCTGAACACTGGAGGTCTGGgcaccactgcagcagctggagaccAACTGCTTCCAGCAGCCAAG GCAGAGGATGGAGCCCTTGGCAGTGACCCTGTGCTGAGCCGGGAAGAGCTTGATGCACTGCTAGGTGAG AGCACGTGGGATGGGATCTTGCAGTGGGCATTCCAGACCATGGCACGGCCGCTGGCAGAAACACAAGGGCTCCTCGCCTAG
- the AIRE gene encoding autoimmune regulator isoform X2 has protein sequence MAGPGSDGDLRRLLKLHRTEIAMAVDDVFPLLHGLADHDVVPDHIFKETLSRAEREGSHRAFHALLTWLLGRDTAAVRDFWAVLFKDYNLERYSRLRPLRGAFPRGNRVSGGTGTPGGWQWAGVTAGVLVPLPVPVVLAEVELGRQRRGRRLSPSPTAPAPHRPQGKRKAPEERDKARAAQPAPRHSASPGPLVKAKTVKKPEGTDTPRTSRASTLQAVAASMQRAVAVAGGEAPISRGTIEGILIKHVLDPNSSKTGSRAGDKPYTPTACEEPEARSRSHSLKPPAQPKACQSNREPQLQPQGQLQAVTVYSQDPVPHQENEDECAACGDGGELICCDGCPRAFHLACLVPPLPHVPSGTWRCGSCVENVTEPGQLLEADLPVERPPELLGEVARDTQPGGMEESVCSRCCTRIPTPHHCPAPSGDPRGLQLCTSCTGTLNTGGLGTTAAAGDQLLPAAKAEDGALGSDPVLSREELDALLGEWAFQTMARPLAETQGLLA, from the exons ATGGCGGGCCCGGGCAGCGACGGGGACCTGCGGCGCCTGCTGAAGCTGCACCGCACCGAGATCGCCATGGCAGTGGATGACGTCTTCCCACTGCTGCATGGCCTAGCTGACCACGATGTCGTCCCTGACCACATCTTCAAG GAGACGCTGAGCCGGGCGGAGCGGGAGGGCTCCCACCGCGCTTTCCACGCGCTGCTCACCTGGCTGCTGGGCCGCGACACTGCCGCCGTCCGGGACTTCTGGGCCGTCCTCTTCAAGGACTACAACCTGGAGAGGTACTCCCGGCTCCGGCCTCTCCGCGGCGCCTTCCCGAGAGGTAATAGGGTCTCAGGTGGGACCGGCACCCCCgggggctggcagtgggcaGGGGTGACAGCCGGGGTGCTGGTGCCTCTCCCAGTCCCTGTTGTTCTTGCAGAGGTGGAGCTGGGGCGGCAGCGCCGTGGAAGGCGTCTCTCCCCGAGCCCCACAGCACCGGCCCCACACAGACCCCAGGGCAAGAGGAAAGCCCCTGAGGAGCGGGACAAGGCCCGGGCGGCACAGCCCGCTCCGCGGCACAGTGCCAGTCCTG GGCCCCTGGTGAAGGCAAAGACTGTGAAGAAGCCAGAGGGCACAGATACCCCCCGCACCTCTCGAGCCAGCA ctctccaggcagtgGCTGCCTCCATGCAGagagcagtggctgtggcaggtGGTGAGGCGCCCATCAGCCGTGGGACCATCGAGGGCATCCTCATTAAACACGTGCTGGACCCAA ACAGCTCCAagacaggcagcagagctggtgacaAGCCATATACCCCAACTGCCTGCGAGGAGCCAGAGGCCAGGAGCAGAAGCCACAGTCTGaagccccctgcccagcccaaggCATGCCAAAGT AACAGGGAACCCCAGttgcagccccagggccagctgcaAGCAGTCACTGTCTACAGCCAGGACCCTGTGCCCCACCAG GAGAATGAGGATGAGTGTGCAGCATGCGGTGATGGTGGTGAGCTCATCTGCTGTGACGGCTGCCCCAGGGCCTTTCACCTTGCCTGCCTGGTGCCCCCGCTGCCCCACGTCCCCAG CGGGACATGGCGATGTGGCTCCTGTGTGGAGAACGTGACTGAACCAGgccagctgctggaggcagacTTGCCTGTGGAGAGACCCCCCGAGCTCCTGGGGGAGGTGGCGCGGGACACCCAGCCAGGTGGAATGGAGGAAAGTGTCTGCAGCCGCTGCTGCACCCGGATCCCCACTCCCCACCACTGTCCTGCTCCCAGTGGGGACCCCAG GGGACTACAGCTCTGCACGTCCTGCACGGGCACCCTGAACACTGGAGGTCTGGgcaccactgcagcagctggagaccAACTGCTTCCAGCAGCCAAG GCAGAGGATGGAGCCCTTGGCAGTGACCCTGTGCTGAGCCGGGAAGAGCTTGATGCACTGCTAGGTGAG TGGGCATTCCAGACCATGGCACGGCCGCTGGCAGAAACACAAGGGCTCCTCGCCTAG
- the AIRE gene encoding autoimmune regulator isoform X1: MAGPGSDGDLRRLLKLHRTEIAMAVDDVFPLLHGLADHDVVPDHIFKETLSRAEREGSHRAFHALLTWLLGRDTAAVRDFWAVLFKDYNLERYSRLRPLRGAFPRGNRVSGGTGTPGGWQWAGVTAGVLVPLPVPVVLAEVELGRQRRGRRLSPSPTAPAPHRPQGKRKAPEERDKARAAQPAPRHSASPGPLVKAKTVKKPEGTDTPRTSRASTLQAVAASMQRAVAVAGGEAPISRGTIEGILIKHVLDPNSSKTGSRAGDKPYTPTACEEPEARSRSHSLKPPAQPKACQSNREPQLQPQGQLQAVTVYSQDPVPHQENEDECAACGDGGELICCDGCPRAFHLACLVPPLPHVPSGTWRCGSCVENVTEPGQLLEADLPVERPPELLGEVARDTQPGGMEESVCSRCCTRIPTPHHCPAPSGDPRGLQLCTSCTGTLNTGGLGTTAAAGDQLLPAAKAEDGALGSDPVLSREELDALLGESTWDGILQWAFQTMARPLAETQGLLA; encoded by the exons ATGGCGGGCCCGGGCAGCGACGGGGACCTGCGGCGCCTGCTGAAGCTGCACCGCACCGAGATCGCCATGGCAGTGGATGACGTCTTCCCACTGCTGCATGGCCTAGCTGACCACGATGTCGTCCCTGACCACATCTTCAAG GAGACGCTGAGCCGGGCGGAGCGGGAGGGCTCCCACCGCGCTTTCCACGCGCTGCTCACCTGGCTGCTGGGCCGCGACACTGCCGCCGTCCGGGACTTCTGGGCCGTCCTCTTCAAGGACTACAACCTGGAGAGGTACTCCCGGCTCCGGCCTCTCCGCGGCGCCTTCCCGAGAGGTAATAGGGTCTCAGGTGGGACCGGCACCCCCgggggctggcagtgggcaGGGGTGACAGCCGGGGTGCTGGTGCCTCTCCCAGTCCCTGTTGTTCTTGCAGAGGTGGAGCTGGGGCGGCAGCGCCGTGGAAGGCGTCTCTCCCCGAGCCCCACAGCACCGGCCCCACACAGACCCCAGGGCAAGAGGAAAGCCCCTGAGGAGCGGGACAAGGCCCGGGCGGCACAGCCCGCTCCGCGGCACAGTGCCAGTCCTG GGCCCCTGGTGAAGGCAAAGACTGTGAAGAAGCCAGAGGGCACAGATACCCCCCGCACCTCTCGAGCCAGCA ctctccaggcagtgGCTGCCTCCATGCAGagagcagtggctgtggcaggtGGTGAGGCGCCCATCAGCCGTGGGACCATCGAGGGCATCCTCATTAAACACGTGCTGGACCCAA ACAGCTCCAagacaggcagcagagctggtgacaAGCCATATACCCCAACTGCCTGCGAGGAGCCAGAGGCCAGGAGCAGAAGCCACAGTCTGaagccccctgcccagcccaaggCATGCCAAAGT AACAGGGAACCCCAGttgcagccccagggccagctgcaAGCAGTCACTGTCTACAGCCAGGACCCTGTGCCCCACCAG GAGAATGAGGATGAGTGTGCAGCATGCGGTGATGGTGGTGAGCTCATCTGCTGTGACGGCTGCCCCAGGGCCTTTCACCTTGCCTGCCTGGTGCCCCCGCTGCCCCACGTCCCCAG CGGGACATGGCGATGTGGCTCCTGTGTGGAGAACGTGACTGAACCAGgccagctgctggaggcagacTTGCCTGTGGAGAGACCCCCCGAGCTCCTGGGGGAGGTGGCGCGGGACACCCAGCCAGGTGGAATGGAGGAAAGTGTCTGCAGCCGCTGCTGCACCCGGATCCCCACTCCCCACCACTGTCCTGCTCCCAGTGGGGACCCCAG GGGACTACAGCTCTGCACGTCCTGCACGGGCACCCTGAACACTGGAGGTCTGGgcaccactgcagcagctggagaccAACTGCTTCCAGCAGCCAAG GCAGAGGATGGAGCCCTTGGCAGTGACCCTGTGCTGAGCCGGGAAGAGCTTGATGCACTGCTAGGTGAG AGCACGTGGGATGGGATCTTGCAGTGGGCATTCCAGACCATGGCACGGCCGCTGGCAGAAACACAAGGGCTCCTCGCCTAG